The genomic DNA TTGTTGGCTGGCATCGGCGGCCAATTCAGGCAGGACCTCCGCCGCGATTCCCAATTCGCGGAGCGTCGTTTTCAGACCCGCTTTCCGAACCACTTCGGTCACCCGCTGGGCAATCTGTTCGGGCGCGTCGTGCTGACTCTCGCGAGGATCGATTTCCGCCAACAGTTCGGAATACAGCTCGGGATAATGCTGGCCGTTGAATCGCACGACGTGCGGCAACATCAGCCCCACCGCTTGTCCATGCGTGACGCCATACCGGGCGGTCAATGGATTTGCCGTGGCGTGCGCCGCACCCAACATCGACGTCTCGATTGCCATTCCCGCTAAACAGGCCCCGAACTGCATGCAGCCGCGGGCTTCCAGATCGTCGCTGGCATCGAGCACTCGCGACAGATTGTTGGAGATCAACCGGAAGGCTTCGCGACTGAAGGTCGAAGAGATCGCGTTGCGCCGCGTGGTCACGTGCGTTTCCAAAGCGTGCGACAAGGCGTCGATTCCAGTCAGCGCCGTGACGGCATAGGGCTGGGTAAGGGTCAGCGCGGGGTCCAGCAACGCGATCGCGCAAGCCGCTCGCCGATCGCCGCAGGCCATTTTCACATGTGTCTTCGCGTCGCTGATCAAAGCAAACGACTGGGCCTCGCTGCCCGTTCCCGAAGTCGTCGGAACGGCGATCATCGGCAACAGGTCGGCTGTCGCTTTACCGACGCCCCAATAGTCTTTGATCTGGCCGCCGCAACTGTAGACGAAGTTGATTCCCTTGGCGCAGTCCATCGAGCTGCCGCCACCGAGCCCCACGATTAGATCCGGTTTGACACGCCGCGCTACTTCGACTCCCGCATCGATAAAGTCGGTGGTCGGGTTTTCCGTGAATTCGTGGAACGAGTGGACCACCAATCCGGCGGCTTCCAGCGACTGCAAACCGGTACCAAAGTGCCCCGCTTTGACCACGCCGGGGTCCGATACAACCAGCACGACCTTGCCCCCCAACTGAGAAGCCAAGGGACCAAGTTGCTCGATTACACCAGCGCCAAAGACGATCCGAGGGCGCAGTTGAAAGTCAAAAGGTAGCATCGGCAGGTGGGCTGTGGAGGGAGGAACGAAGGTTCCGCGTAGCAAAGGAGGCATCGCGGGCAGTTTTTTAGCCTACCGCAAATCTTAGCGTCCGGGAAAGGTCAGGGAACGGCGCCCAGTTGCCGATGTAGGAGACGAGGGGACCGAGAAACAGGTCGGCAGACGGTCTAGGCTTTCGGGCGAACCTGTTTTTTGTTATTCTGCGAGGCTCAAAATAAGCATTGCTGAGCCGCAGACCGCTCGCTCTGGATGATATTCCGAATTCAACACATCTTGAAACGAACCGAATCATGGCAAAACCACACCGAAAACTGAAGAAAGCGAACCACGGCAAACGCCCAGCCAACGCAAAGGCCCGTAAAGCGAAACGCAAGAAACTGCGTACCTAATCGCTAGTTTCGCTCCTCTTCCCGAACCATCGCGTTCGTTCGCCAAACTCTTTCGAAAAGCGGATATCCTTTGGCTAGCAAAGATCTGATTTTTAATCTGGCCGATCTCGATTTTGACGCTCCAATTGGCAACGTCGACGATATCTGCAAGGTCAATCCTCAGCGACACGAGATGCTGCAATTGACAGCCATCGTCGGGGAGGACATGCAGCGAAATGCTTGCGCCGCCTACAAAGACATCTCGCAAGATGAGTTCTGGGTTCGCGGTCACATGCCGGGCATGCCGCTGATGCCGGGCGTCGTGATGCTGGAAGCCGCTGCTCAATTGTGCAGTTACTTCACACAAAAACACGACCTACTGGGAGCCGACATGGTCGGCTTCGGTGGTGTCGACGAGGTCCGCTTTCGCGATCCAGTGCTCCCCGGGGACCGTCTGGTCCTGATGTGCGAACTGACTCGGATCCGCCGCGGCCGGATGATTGTTGCCCGCTTCCAAGGGGTCGTTCGCGACGGCCTGGCGGTCGAAGGGATCATCAAGGGAATTCCGATTCCGATCAGCGCCTTAAAAGAGACGCTGGCCGCGCGCAGCAACGCGTAACTTCTTTCGACGCGTACACTTGGGTGAGCGAAGCGGCACGCTTTCGCCACCCGCCGGTTTTTCCGCCGCTTGCGAACCATTCTGCTGGCCTCGCCAACGCTTGCTGCAACAATGATTTAGGTTGCAACCCAGCTTCTACCGTCGCGGCCGCTATATCTCCGTGTCCTGAATTGGCGTGAGATTTGCTGACCCTAAAGCGTCCGCTGTGACGTTGCAGATTTGGCAGAATCTCATGTAAAAACGACACGTGGTTTACGATTCTACAAACGACCGAGGAGAGTCAACCGATGGAAAGAATGTGGAAAAGTGTGTCTTTTGTGCTGGGCAGTCTCCTGGTCGGCACGTTGCTGTCGGGGGTACTTCTAAGCTTGCCCGCAGGCATGCATTCCAACGTGCTCGCCCAACGCGACATCAATCCCCAAAACCTTCAAACCGCAAACGACCTCTCAACAGCCTTTCGAACGGTCGCAATTTCGATGCGGCCCAGCGTCGTGAGCATCAATTCGCTACAGAAGGCACGCGTCGCCCGCGGTGGAACTCGCGGGATCCCCGACGGAATCCTGGAAGGCCTGCCCCCCGAACTCCGCGACCAGTTGTTTGGCCCCGGGTTTGGTGACAGCGGATCGGCGGCGCCCCAGAAATCAGGGGTCGGAAGCGGCGTGATCATTCGTGCCGATGGCTACATCTTGACCAACAACCACGTTGTCGAAGGGGCCGATGCCCTGGAGGTCGAACTGTCCGACCGCCGCCGCGTCGCAGCCACGATTGTTGGCACCGATCCAGAGACCGACTTGGCTGTGATTAAGATTGACGCCCCCAACCTGGAACCCGCTCCGCTGGGCGATTCCGATACGATGCAGGTCGGCGACTGGGTGTTAGCGATGGGCAGCCCCTTCGGTTTGGAACAGACCGTAACCGCGGGCATCATCAGTGCGAAGAACCGTGTCCAAGGGATCGTCGGCCACGGCGAAGGCTTTGAGGATTTCTTGCAGACCGATGCAGCGATCAATCCCGGCAACAGCGGCGGCCCGCTGGTGAATCTGCGTGGCGAGGTGATTGGTATCAACACGGCGATCGCGTCGCGCAGCGGCGGATACAACGGCATCGGATTTACGATCCCCACCTCGCTGGCCCGCCCGATCGTCGACAGCCTGATCGAATCGGGTTCGGTTCGCCGCGGATTCCTGGGAGCGAAACTGGGACCGATCGACGAAAAACGAATGCAACAGCTGGGACTTCCCAACATGGTCGGTGCCTACATCGATCAAGTGCTTGAAGGCCAGCCCGCGCACCTGGGTGGGCTGCAACCCGGAGACGTGGTTGTCGAAGTCAATGGCCGCGAGATTCGCGACCTGTTGCAGTTGCGAAACATTGTCGCGCTGACCCCCCCCGATGGCACCCTGAAGTTCAAAGTTATCCGCGCCTCAAAGCCCGTCATGCTAACGATCGTCTTGGGTGAACGAACCAATGCGGCCCTGGCCCGCTTCAATCCCGGCGGCAAAGTCTGGGGTGCCGACATGGAACCGTTGACCGAAGAGACGGCGCAACAATTGGGACTGCGATCCACCAGCGGGTTGTTGGTCACCAACGTCACCGAAGAGAGTGCCGCAGCTAGCGCGGGACTCGACGCGGGCGATGTGATCCTGCGCGTCAACGGCCAACCGATCAACAGTGTCGACCAGTTGAAACAACTGATCGAACAGTCGCAACAGGCGGGCCGTCCGTTGCAATTAGTCGTCAAACGTGGCAACACTCGCGGCCTGGTGACGATCGAATAGCCCGCTGGCAAGCGCCGATAACATTCGGCTTTGCGATCCGGAAGCCCAACGCCAGCCCGACACAAGTCGGGCCGCAGCGGTCGTGCGGGAGGCAATCCATCGACAGTCCAGAGCGAATCGTTTCAGGCCCCCCCTGGGCTGTCGAACTCCATCCCGGATTGCCACTCCCGCTCCGATACCGATCGTCGTCCCAACGGCCCTAGCCAATGGGATGCCAGACACCGCGAGGCCCCGCGTTGATGACGGTCGCGTCACCGATGTGGTCGGTTTGCTCCCAACTGTCATGAACGTGCCCGCAGACAACCAGCGGCGGCTGCTTCGCCTCAATCGCCTGGCGAATCGATTGACTGCCACGATGGGTGCCCGAGCCGTCGATATCGACACAGTTCCACGGTGGCGAATGCGTCACCAGAATGCTCCCGGCAGCCATCGGTTTCAACAGCGCGACGGCCTCTTCTTCGCTGAAGTCGTAGCTCCAATCGCCAAACGGCGTCGTCGGGATTCCGCCGCCGATTCCAAAAAAAACGAATCCGGCTACGCGAGCGCTCGTGCCATGCAAGACGTGCGCCTGCGGCCAATCGCGGCACGCCTGAGTCAGTTCTTCGACCGATTCGCCGTTTCCCGGCACTAAGATCGCGGGACAGTCGACCGTTTGCAGGATCTCAATCGTATCGGCCAAGCCCTTGCGTTTGATAGCAAAGTCTCCCGCACCGACGATCACATCGGCCTGTTTTGCTAGCTCAACCAACGCTCGGGCTGCGTCCTGGTCGCAGTGCAAATCGCTGAACAGCAGCAGCTTCATCACGGTGTCTCCTGAATCGTCGCGGCAACCTCGGCTCCATCACCGGGGGGCACGAAATCAAAAACCAAATACGGGCGTCTAATGTAGCTTCCACCCGCCGCAACGGCTACGATGGACGGCCCCATCCGCCCCCTTCCATTCCTCGCCAGCGGGAGCATGTCAACGATGTTGCCTTCCCACGCCCACCCGAGCGATCGAATTTCACGCCGTGATCTGCTTCGCTTTGGAGCCGCCGGTCTATCGGCGTCGTCACTACTGCAGATGCGATCGGCCACGGCGGCCGCCCCGCGTCCGCCAACCACCGCGACCACCCATGCGTTTGGCCAAGCGAAATCGTGCATTGTGTTGTTCGCATGGGGAGGGATGAGCCACATCGATACGTTGGACGTGAAGCCCGACGCGTCGTCGGATATTCGCAGCATCTTCCATCCGATCGCGACGCGCACGCCGGGCTACTACGTTTCCGAACACCTGCCGAATATTGCTCAACAGACGCACCGGATGGCGATCGTTCGCAGTGTGCATCACAACGCGCCATCGCATCGCTCGGGAGCGTATTGGAATTTGACCGGTCATGAGCCGCCGAACCTCAGCGGCAACTGGGAGGCATCGCGCGACGATTGGCCCTGCATTGGAGCGATGGTCTGGGATGCCAAGTTGAACCAACGTGGCAGCGATCTCGAAAAGCGGCTCGCCGCCGATGGCCTCTCGGGAGCGGTCTGCCTGCCGTATTCGATGTACGATGGCGGCCGAGCCAATGGGCAGGACGGTGGCTTCTTGGGGATGCATCGCGATCCGATGATCATCAAGCCGCGCGAAGGGAAACTCTACGAGGGAGTCAGCCCCAATTCGGGACACATCGATCTGGAGCTGGTCGAAGGCTTGGATCGCGCCCGCTTGTCCAGCCGGCGGCAATTGCTGTCGCAGATCGACGGCAGCCGCGACCTCCAAACGACCGAAGGAATGCAGGGGATGGCCCGGCACCAAACCCAAGCGCTCGACATGTTGCTGAGCGAACGGGTCCAGCGGACGTTCGACCTCAACAGCGAACCGGCAGCGATTCGAGAACGCTACGGAATGCACATCTGCGGACAAAGCGTCCTGACGGCGAGGAAGTTGACCGAGGCGGGGGTCCCCCTGGTGACCGTTTACTGCAGTGCTGGCGACCTCAACGGCAGCGTGGGAGCGCATTGGGACACGCACGGCAATGGCTTCAACCGACTCAAAAATCAAATGATTCCACCTTGGGATCAGGCCTCCGCGGCATTGCTGGACGATCTTTCGGCCAGTGGCCGATTGGACGAAACGCTGGTCGTCTGGCTGACCGAATTTGGACGCACCCCGCGAGTCAATCCCGGCGGCGGTCGCGACCACTATCCAAACGTCTATTCCGTTGCATTTGCCGGCGCGGGAATCGCGGGGGGGCTGGTTTACGGCAAGAGCGACCGCAATGGTGCCGAGCCACTGGAACAGCCCTGCGGACCTGCGGATCTGCACGCGACGATCTTTCACGCCCTGGGGATCTCCGAGAATCTCACGCTCTACGACACGCTGGGACGGCCGCTAGCAGCCTGCGACGGCCGGCCGCTGCCGCTGTTCGCCTGAACCATTGGGGCGGAGAAGGGAAGCGACGGCCAGGGGCGATCGAGAACCCGACGGCCTCGCACACCGGCCGATGCGGCTCGATGGAAACACCGATTTGCCGGGGCATTGCCTACGGACGCTACTTGAGGCGATATCGGCTTGCGATACACTCATTGGACAGAATCTCTTTCCTGACCGCCCCTCAAGGATACCCGCGCAATGGGTCTATACGATCGACCGTATTACCAGGACGAAGAACGCTCGAACCTCCCTCCGTCACTGGCGGCTCAATCGTTCGCGGTCGTATTGATCGTTATCAATGTCGCCGTCTTTTTCGCCGACTTTATCTTTGGCGGCGAAGGTTTTGCGCTGCGGACTGCGATGGAGGTCACACCGCAAACGATCGTCAAACCGTGGCTGTGGTGGCAGTTCGTGACCTACGGATTTGCCCACGGCAACATGAACCACATCCTGTTCAACATGATCGGGCTGTTCTTCTTCGGGCGAATCGTCGAACAAAGGCTAGGCAAGTTTGAATTCCTGCGGTTCTATCTCGTGGCGATCATCCTGGGGGGGATCGTCTGGTCACTGCGAGCGAACCTGACCGATTCGCTTGCCCCCGGCGTGATCGGTGCCTCCGGTGGCGTCGTCGCCGTCACGATGCTGTTTATCTTCTGGTATCCGCAGACCGAGATCTATCTGATGATGGTCTTGCCGGTGAAGGCGTGGGTCGTCGGCGTGATGATGATCGCCGGCAATCTGTTTGGGATGGGGTCCGAAACCACAGCCTTCGACGTCCATCTGGTCGGCATCGCCTTTGCCAGCGCGTATTACTATTTCCATTGGAATCTCGGCCAGCTATCCCCCGCGGCGCTAACCAAGCTCACCAAACGCAACACACGGCTGAAACTGCACGACCCCGATCGCCAATCGCGTCAGGAACTACGGGATGCCGACGAAGCCGAAAGGATCCTGCAAAAAATCCACGAGCATGGCGAAGCGAGCCTTACCAACGCCGAACGCAAAGTCCTCGAACGCCACAGCCGCCGACTCCGCGACCGCCGCTAGCGTCAACGCTGCCGATTCCGCAGCGTGCCTACTTCTTCCGGCTTTTCCAGAATTGGAAGCCGGAAATCCGTTCTCCCGCATCGTCGGCTTCGGCTTGCCCATCGCTCACCGGAACTGGTGACGCCGCTTCAGCTGCCGAATCGCTATCGCCACGGAACCATCGGGCAATCCGTTGCCCTAGGCTAGGCTTGGCCACCGGTGTGCGATCGGACACATGAAGATGCTGTGCCGCTTGCGTCTGTTTGGCTTCCGTCGTCGCCAAGGCAACCGGCGCGAAGGTCCGAGACGATGGAGGGACAGGTTCCGATCCGATCATCCCAAAGTCCAACGCATCCAGCGCGTCAACCTTCGCAGCACGTCGCGACATGTTCACCAAGGGGGTTGCTTTGCCAAGGGGCGCTGTGTTCGCTGCAGTCCGACGCGACGACTGCCCCGCCGCAACCGTTGCGGTCGGTTTGGAACGGTCCTCTGAATCACCAACATCCGGTTCCGACGACGCAAGCAATGGCGATAAAGCTGGCGACTCGCTCGCGGCATCCGTCAACGAAGCGACCACTTCCCGCGGTTCCAGTTCGCTGGACGGCGGAAGATCGGAGAGCACCACCGGTACCTGAGTCAACAGCGTGTCGGACGCCCTCGATCGCTTCAGTGCAAGAAACGGTCCGAAATCGCTTTCCCGGATTCCTGCGAAGGCAGCATCCCGCATCGACTGCACGTCGGCCACCTCTTCGCTGGTCATGAAGCGATCAAAGATTGCCACTTGATCGATCCAAACCTTGCCACCGTCGTGAACTTCAAAGCTGACCTGCAACCGGTTCTCCGGATTGGAGGCGATATCGAGAATCTGAATCCCTGCTTGGCGATAGGGACTGTCGGTCGCCAGTTCATGTCCGCGACGCTCACTTGTGGGCATCGAACCATCGATCCAAATCGATTCTTCATAGACCCGATCGCCGATCTGACCGTTCACGACCATTTTCAATCGCGTCTTGGCAAAGTCATCCTCGGCGCGAACCCGCGCGATGCACAACATACGTCCCGATTCGGGAGAGGCGAAGGTCTGAGATCGCGCCCAACCGATCGGCGGCGTCGGCCAACCTCGCGGGGTTTCGGTTTGAATGCAGAGTGCACGATCGGTCTCCGAATCGTCCTGTACCAATTCCAGCGTCATCCCGGCGCCATGCGCCAGGTCCCACCCAACGATGCTGTCCTGGGAATCGACTTCCGCGAAATCCGCGTTCGGCAACAGCGTCGATTCTTCCAACTGCAAGTTCTTCGCGGCGTCCAGATGCCGATCGAGCGTCGTCAACCATTGACGCATCTCTTTTGCATCGGCCTGGTCGCGTTGCATGCTCCAATCGACGATCTGAACATCCGCCTTCGGCACACGAAACGAAACGATGTCGAACGGGGCAACGCGGACCTGCCAAACGTTGTCGCTTGGTCGCTCGATCGCAGCATCACAGACCGTTTGAACTTTGACATCCGCAAGATCATCAAAGCGGATCTGCACGTCGGTCGCCCAAGCGGAATTGTTAATGATGTATCCATACCGCGCAACGGTCGACGCGGCGGACCGCAGCATCACCGTAGGGTCGGCGTCTTTCGAACGCTTGATCGGATCGAAGCGACCACAAGGAAGCGTCCCGAAGGCGGCAAACAGGTTGCGTCGCGCATCGATCCGTCCGAGGCTGAGATCCGGCAAGGCGTGAACGATCAAGTCGGGATCGCTTGCGGCGATCCGTGGTAT from Rosistilla carotiformis includes the following:
- a CDS encoding rhomboid family intramembrane serine protease, with the protein product MGLYDRPYYQDEERSNLPPSLAAQSFAVVLIVINVAVFFADFIFGGEGFALRTAMEVTPQTIVKPWLWWQFVTYGFAHGNMNHILFNMIGLFFFGRIVEQRLGKFEFLRFYLVAIILGGIVWSLRANLTDSLAPGVIGASGGVVAVTMLFIFWYPQTEIYLMMVLPVKAWVVGVMMIAGNLFGMGSETTAFDVHLVGIAFASAYYYFHWNLGQLSPAALTKLTKRNTRLKLHDPDRQSRQELRDADEAERILQKIHEHGEASLTNAERKVLERHSRRLRDRR
- a CDS encoding iron-containing alcohol dehydrogenase, with the translated sequence MLPFDFQLRPRIVFGAGVIEQLGPLASQLGGKVVLVVSDPGVVKAGHFGTGLQSLEAAGLVVHSFHEFTENPTTDFIDAGVEVARRVKPDLIVGLGGGSSMDCAKGINFVYSCGGQIKDYWGVGKATADLLPMIAVPTTSGTGSEAQSFALISDAKTHVKMACGDRRAACAIALLDPALTLTQPYAVTALTGIDALSHALETHVTTRRNAISSTFSREAFRLISNNLSRVLDASDDLEARGCMQFGACLAGMAIETSMLGAAHATANPLTARYGVTHGQAVGLMLPHVVRFNGQHYPELYSELLAEIDPRESQHDAPEQIAQRVTEVVRKAGLKTTLRELGIAAEVLPELAADASQQWTGSFNPVPVNADNLLTLYQAAL
- a CDS encoding metallophosphoesterase family protein: MKLLLFSDLHCDQDAARALVELAKQADVIVGAGDFAIKRKGLADTIEILQTVDCPAILVPGNGESVEELTQACRDWPQAHVLHGTSARVAGFVFFGIGGGIPTTPFGDWSYDFSEEEAVALLKPMAAGSILVTHSPPWNCVDIDGSGTHRGSQSIRQAIEAKQPPLVVCGHVHDSWEQTDHIGDATVINAGPRGVWHPIG
- a CDS encoding 3-hydroxyacyl-ACP dehydratase FabZ family protein, producing MASKDLIFNLADLDFDAPIGNVDDICKVNPQRHEMLQLTAIVGEDMQRNACAAYKDISQDEFWVRGHMPGMPLMPGVVMLEAAAQLCSYFTQKHDLLGADMVGFGGVDEVRFRDPVLPGDRLVLMCELTRIRRGRMIVARFQGVVRDGLAVEGIIKGIPIPISALKETLAARSNA
- a CDS encoding Do family serine endopeptidase, which encodes MERMWKSVSFVLGSLLVGTLLSGVLLSLPAGMHSNVLAQRDINPQNLQTANDLSTAFRTVAISMRPSVVSINSLQKARVARGGTRGIPDGILEGLPPELRDQLFGPGFGDSGSAAPQKSGVGSGVIIRADGYILTNNHVVEGADALEVELSDRRRVAATIVGTDPETDLAVIKIDAPNLEPAPLGDSDTMQVGDWVLAMGSPFGLEQTVTAGIISAKNRVQGIVGHGEGFEDFLQTDAAINPGNSGGPLVNLRGEVIGINTAIASRSGGYNGIGFTIPTSLARPIVDSLIESGSVRRGFLGAKLGPIDEKRMQQLGLPNMVGAYIDQVLEGQPAHLGGLQPGDVVVEVNGREIRDLLQLRNIVALTPPDGTLKFKVIRASKPVMLTIVLGERTNAALARFNPGGKVWGADMEPLTEETAQQLGLRSTSGLLVTNVTEESAAASAGLDAGDVILRVNGQPINSVDQLKQLIEQSQQAGRPLQLVVKRGNTRGLVTIE
- a CDS encoding 50S ribosomal protein bL37, with protein sequence MAKPHRKLKKANHGKRPANAKARKAKRKKLRT
- a CDS encoding DUF1501 domain-containing protein: MLPSHAHPSDRISRRDLLRFGAAGLSASSLLQMRSATAAAPRPPTTATTHAFGQAKSCIVLFAWGGMSHIDTLDVKPDASSDIRSIFHPIATRTPGYYVSEHLPNIAQQTHRMAIVRSVHHNAPSHRSGAYWNLTGHEPPNLSGNWEASRDDWPCIGAMVWDAKLNQRGSDLEKRLAADGLSGAVCLPYSMYDGGRANGQDGGFLGMHRDPMIIKPREGKLYEGVSPNSGHIDLELVEGLDRARLSSRRQLLSQIDGSRDLQTTEGMQGMARHQTQALDMLLSERVQRTFDLNSEPAAIRERYGMHICGQSVLTARKLTEAGVPLVTVYCSAGDLNGSVGAHWDTHGNGFNRLKNQMIPPWDQASAALLDDLSASGRLDETLVVWLTEFGRTPRVNPGGGRDHYPNVYSVAFAGAGIAGGLVYGKSDRNGAEPLEQPCGPADLHATIFHALGISENLTLYDTLGRPLAACDGRPLPLFA